ACCGCCGAGATAGCGCTGCCGCAGGTTTTCAAACAGGCGATTGAAGCCCTTGAAGAACCACCCCAAGGTGGCGTCCAAAAGCCGGCTGAAACGGTCCGTGCGGGCGCCGTGTGGTTGCAGCAGCAGAGCGCACAAGGCCGGGCTGAGGGTCAGCGCGTTGAACGCGGAAATCAGCGTCGAGACCGCGATGGTCAGCGCAAATTGCTGGTAAAACTTGCCCTGGATGCCCGGCAAAAAGGCCGTGGGCACAAAGACCGCGCTCAACACCAGCGCAATCGCCACCACCGCGCCGCTGATTTCATCCATCGCCAGGCGCGTGGCGGTGACGGGGTCCTTGCCTTCAGCGATGTGGCGCTCGACGTTTTCCACCACCACAATGGCGTCGTCCACCACGATGCCAATCGCCAGCACCAGGCCAAACAGCGTCAGGTTGTTGATGCTGAAGCCCAGGGCCGACATCACCGCAAACGTCCCGATTAGGGACACCGGCACGGCAATCAGCGGAATGAGCGAGGCGCGCCACGTTTGCAGGAACAGCACCACCACCAGGGTCACCAGCACCATCGCCTCCAGCAGCGTCTGAAACACCTCGTGAATCGAGGCGCGGATGTATTCCGAGTCATCACGTGGAATCCGGTACTCCAGCCCCTTGGGAAACCGCTTGCTCAGCTCGGCCATGGCTTTGCGCACGGCGTCCGCGGTTTCAATGGTGTTGGAACCAGGCAGTTGAAACACCGCCATGGCCACCATCGGCGTGCCGTCCAGATAGCTGTCCAGGCTGTAATCCCGCGCGCCCAGTTCCACCCGCGCCACGTCTTTTAAGCGCAGCACGCGGCCCTCGGCATCGGTCCGCAGAATGATCTGCTCGAACTCCTGCTCCGAGGCCAGCCGCCCCCGCACCAGCGCCACCAGTTGCATGGGTGTGCCCTTGGGCGCCGGCGACTGGCCAAACACGCCGCCGGCCACCTCGACGTTCTGCTCCCGAATGGCCGCAATGACATCGCCGGCGGTCAAATTGCGCGCGGCCAGTCGGGCTGGGTCGAGCCAGATGCGCATGCTGTACTCGCGCGTGCCAAAGATGAACACGTCCCCCACGCCCGGCAGGCGCGCCAGCACATCCTTGACCTGCAAGTAGGCGTAGTTGCTGAGGAAAATGTCATCAAAGGTGCCGTCGGGCGAAATCAGGGTCACCACCATCGTCATGTTGGGCGAGCGTTTCCGCACGTCCACCCCCAGGCGGCGCACCTCCTCCGGCAGGCGCGGCAAGGCGCTTTGCACGCGGTTCTGCACCTGCACCTGCGCCTTGTCTATGTCCGTCCCCACCTTGAAGGTGACCTGGATGGACATCGAGCCATCCGCCGAGCAGGAGGAGGAAAGATAGAGCATGTTTTCCACGCCGTTGATTTCCTGCTCCAGCGGCGTGGCCACCGTATCCGCCACCGTCTGGGCATTGGCGCCGGGGTATTGCGCGCGCACAAAAATGGTGGGCGGCGTGATTTCCGGAAATGACGCGATGGGCAGCCGCCACAAGGCCAGCAGTCCCACCAGCGTGATGAAAATGGACAGCACCGACGCGAAAATCGGCCGGCGAATGAAGAAATGCGAAAATTTCATGGCAACCTCCAGGCTGACGGCACCGTGATGCCCTTAACCCTTGCCCCCCGCCCCCCTGGCGGCAGGGGCATTGGTGGCCGCCCCCGGCCCCGCCGGCCCCTGTCCCGGCGCGCCCACCTGCACTTTCATGCCGGGCCGCAACATGAGCAGGCCGCTCACCACCACCGAATCCTCCGGGCTTAAGCCGTTCAAGATTACGCGTTGCATCCCCTGCGGCCGCCCGAGCGTGACCGGCCGCGGCTGCACGGTTTGGTCCGGCCCCAGCACATAGACAAACTTGCGGGTCTGCTCGGCGAGAATGGCCGCTTCCGGGATGAGCAACGCCTTCTCCACGCGCTCCACCGGCAGGCGCACTCGCAGGAAGGCTCCCGGCACCAGCGAACGGTCGGCATTCTCAAACACCCCGCGCAAACGCAGCGTCCCCGTGGCCGGTGTCAACTGGTTGTCCAGAAAATCCACCCGCCCACGGTGCAGGAAGTCCGGCTCGCCCTCCAGCCGTCCCTCGCACGGCAGCGACGGCTGGCCGGCTGCATTGCCCAAGGCCAGGCCGGCCTTGCGGTATTGGAAGTAAGCGCGCTCGCTCACGTCAAAATAGGCGTAAATGGGCGATTGCGTCACCAGCGTGACCAGCACCGTCCCCGGCGCCTGGCCGCCGCCCTGGACCAGGTTGCCTGCCGTGACCAGCCGCCGCCCCACGCGCCCCGCAATGGGTGCCGTGACCCGTGTGTAATCCAGATTCAGTTGCGCGGTTTTAATGGCCGCCTCCGCCGCGCCCACAGCCGCTTCTGCTGCGGCCACGGTGGCCTGCGCGGCCTGGAGGGCGGCTTCCGCCTCGCGCACGGCCTTGTTGCGCAAATCAAATTCTTCCTCGGAAATGGCGCGGGCCTGGCGCAGCTTCTCAGCCCGCTGCAAATCATTGCGCGCCAGCTCCAGGCGGGTAAACACCTGCACGTGTTGCGCTCTGGCCTGTTCCACCCCGGCCTGGGCGCGCAAGCGCTCTGCCTGCGCCCGCGCCAGCTCCGCCGCAAAAGGCCGCGGGTCAATGACCATCAGCAGGTCCCCCGCCTTCACCTCCGCTCCGTCCTGGAAATGGATGGATTCAATGTAGCCGGAGACACGGGCGCGCACTTCCACCGCCTCCACCGCCTCCAGGCGCGCCGGGTACTCGTCATAGTTCGTCACCGCCGTAATCACCGGCCGGGCCACGCTCACCACCGGCGCCATGCCCTGCGCCGCCCCACCCGCCGGTTTGGGCCGGCAGGCGGTGACCAGCCCCAGCGCCGCCGCCAGCGCCACCACGCCCAGCCCCACCGGCCCGGCCATTCGCGTTGAACGGTTCATATACCAATCGGTAGTTTTCGTTTGCATAAATCCCATTTCCTTTCTTGTCGTGGTTAAAAAATCTGACTCCACCCCGGCACTGCTAACGCGCCCCGCCGGCGGGGGGTTGGCCGCCGGTGTCTCTCACCGGGGGCGATTGCAGGGCCGCCGCAAAAAAAGCCACCAGCCGCGGCAGAGCCTGGTCCGTCCGCCGCAAATCAAACTGCCCCCCGCTTTCCTCCAGCACCCGCTGGGGATGCGCCAGCAGGTATCCCAGCGCGCCCCACAGCCCAATGACCCGCCAGCCCAATTCCTCCCGGCTCAGGTGGGGGCAGGCCCGCGCCAGCCGGCGCAGGAATTCCTCCTTCACATCGTGGTGCAACTGCCGCAGCATGGCCTGGGTGCGGGAGCTGGGATCGGAAACAATCCGCCCAATCAGCCGCATGACCACCGGCGATTGCCCGCCGCGCGCCGCCATGCGCAAGGGCGGCAGCAGCATGGCCTCCAATACCTCCTCCACAGCCAGCGGGCGGTCGCCGGCGCGCGCCTCCTTCTCCTGCAACAGCGCGTAGTGCTCCTCCCGCAGCGGGCCGAAACGGCGGCGGAAGACCGCCTCCAGCAGTCCTTCCTTGCTGCGGAAATAATAATAAACAGTGGGCAGGTTGACCTTCGCGCGGGCCACGATGTCCCGCAGGGAGGCGCCCTCATAACCCAGCTCGGCAAAAGCGGCCTCGGCCGCATCGAGGATGCGGTTTTGCGGGTCCCGACGGAGGTTTTTGCGTTCCGGCATACCTAACGTTTGTTTATAACGTACGTTAAATATATAATCCCGGACGCCGCCCCGCGCAAGCGCTTTTTTTTATTTTTTAAGATTGCGCCCCCCGCCCTCGCAGGGCATGTAATGCGGCGCACGGCGCGCGCCCCCCTGAGCGGCCCGCGCCGTCTTGTGTCATGAAACTGTGTTTGCTGGGACTCTCGGAAATTAAACCGGGCAAAATCAACATTAAAGACCCGCGTTTGGATGAGGCCGACCGGCTGGTCGAGGCCAAGAAGAAAACCTATGCCCAGGTGGAGGCGGTGGGCGAGGAAGGGTTACCCACCGCGGAAGCGGTGCTGACCACCACGGAAGGGCGGGCAGAACTCATCCTGCGCGACCTGGAGCTGGTGGAAACCCGCCTTTCCCGCGGGCCGGCCGAGGCCGAGGCCAAAGTGCTGGAAAAACTTAAAGGCTTGCTGGAGGCCGAAACCCTGCTCAGCCAGGCCGGGCTGGCGCCGGAGGAATGGCAGGCCGTGCACGCCCACCAATTTCTGACCACCAAACCCATTGTGGTGGCCTCCGAGGCCGAACGCAGCGACCCGGATGCCCTGGTGGTCCGCGCTGTGCGCGAGGGCGGGTATATCAGTTTCCTGACGGTGGGCGGCAAGGAAAACCGCGCCTGGCTGATTCGCCAGGGGACCACCGCCTGGGAGGCGGCCGGCGTCATTCACAGTGACATTCAAAAAGGCTTTATCCGCGCCGAAATCATCAGCTACGCCGATTTCCTGGCGGCTGGCGGTGAAACCGAGGCCAAGCGCGCGGGCAAATTGCGGCTCGAAACCAAAACCTACGTGATGCAGGACTACGACCTGGTCAATTTCCGGTTCAACAAATAATCCGAAAACCCAAATCATGCCCCCTGCCACCGCAACTTTTCCGGCGCGGGCGTGTATTTAACTCTGTGGCAGTCACATGGAATGACGTTTCCACCCGTCACTGAAGTGCTGGCGGCGGCGCTGCAAGTCACGCCGTCCCAGGTCGAGACCTGGCGGTCCATCTGGCGCAAAGCCGGAGAGGACGGCAACGCCGAGCCTTTGCTGGACTTTTTGTGCCGGGAGCGCGGGATTTCCGAGGAGGCTTTTTTGCAGCAACTGGCGCGCGTGCTCGGCCTTCCCTTCCTCGATTTGCCCAAGGTGGATGTGCCCACCGAGGCCCGCAACAAAATCTCCACCAAGGTGGCCTTTCAATACTTTGCGCTGCCCACCGCCTTCGAGAATGGCGTGCTGCAGGTTTGTGTCTGCAACCCCTTCGACGCCGCCATGCTCAGCGCCGTTCAGTACGACGCCGGCCTGCCCATCACCCTGGCCCTGGCCCCGCGCGCGGAGGTGGAAAAGGCCCTCAAAAAATACTACGGTGTGGGCGCCGCCACCCTGGACGAGGTCAGCGACCAGGAGGAGGAAATTCCGGATTTTGGCCCGTTGTCGGACAAGGAAATCACCGGCGACGACCAGGAGGCCAGCGTCATCAAATTTGTCAACCAGGTCATCTGGGAGGCTTACAAGGACCGCGCGACGGACATTCATTTCGAGCCGGCCGAGGACGAGCTGCGCATCCGTTACCGCATTGACGGCATCCTGCACCAGACGCCCATGCCGCCGCAGTTGAAGAAATTCCAGGCGTCCATCATCTCCCGTATCAAGGTGATGTCCGGCATGAACATCGCCGAGAAACGCCTGCCGCAGGACGGCCGCATCAACGTCCGCATCAAGGGCGAGGAGCTGGACATCCGCGTTTCCACCGTGCCCACCGTCTATGGGGAGAGCGTTTCGCTGCGCCTGCTCACCCGCGGCAAGGTGTTTCTGGGCCTGGACAAGCTCGGTTTCTCCCCGGAGCAGGAGGCGCGCATCCGCGAAATTATCGTCAAACCGCACGGCATCATGCTCGTCACCGGGCCCACCGGCTCGGGCAAGTCCACCTCGCTTTACGCCTTCCTCAGCAGCATCAACTCGGTGACCAAGCGCATCATCACCATCGAGGAGCCGGTGGAGTACGAGCTGAAGGGCATCAACCAGATTGCCGTGCGTTCGGACATCGGCCTGACCTTTGCCGTGGGGCTTCGCCACATCCTCCGCCAGGACCCCAACGTCATCATGGTGGGCGAAATCCGCGACCTGGAAACCGCGGAAATCGCCATTCGCGCCGCGCTGACCGGCCACCTGGTGTTCAGCACGCTGCACACCAATGACGCCCCCAGCGCCTTCACGCGCCTCATTGACATGGGCATCGAGCCGTTCCTGGTGGCCTCCTCCGTCGAGGCCGTCCTGGCCCAGCGCCTGGTGCGGACCATCTGCCCCCATTGCAAAGTGGAGCAAAAAGTCGAGCGTGATTACCTCCGCAAAATCGGCTTTCCAGAGGAGCACATTGAGACGGCCGTCTTTTTCCGCGGCGCCGGTTGCGAGGAATGCCGCCAACTGGGCTACCAGGGGCGCACCGGCATTTACGAACTGTTGCTGGTTTCGGAGCCCATCCGGCCGCTGATTATGAATCGCGCCCCGGCCACCGCCATTGCCGCCCAGGCCATTGCCGAGGGCATGCACACCCTGCGCCAGGACGGCTGGAACAAGGTCATGGCTGGCATCACGACCATTGAGGAAGTGCTGCGTGTCACCCAAACGGAAGAACACCGCAGCTTGATGGAAGAATCCCGCGCTGAACTGCTTGCCCGCACTTGAGCCATGGCCATCCCGCCCAGCAACGTTTATCAGCCCGCCGGTCGCCGGCTGCTGTGGCATTTTGCCGGGGCTGGCAGCAGCACGGCCGAACTCAAGGCCGCCCGGGAGCTGCCTCTGACGGGCAGCGAACCGCCGCCCAAACATTGGGTGGCCAAGGGCTGGAGCGCGTTTCTCAACCGTCGCCTCAACCTCGCCTGGCTGCCGCCGGGGACGGCGTTCATCCGCGCCGTCACCCTGCCGGTGATGCCGCGCGAGGAGCTGGTGGCCGCCATTGAATTCCAACTCGAAAAACTTTCCCCCCTGCCGCCCACGCACATCGTCTGGAGCGTGGAAGCCCTCCCGCAGGTGGTCAATGGCCAGCAAACGGTTCTGGTTCTCATCGCCGCGCGCCAGCAAGTCGAGCAGGTGCTCGGCCAGCTTGAGGCGCAAGGGTACCTGGCCGACCGTCTGGAAGTTCCCGCGCTGGATTTGCTTATGAGCGTGCCGGCCCAAGCCGAGGGGCTTTGGCTCTACCCCCCGCAGGAAGGGGCGGAAGCCTGCTGGCTGGCGGCCTGGTGGAGCGGCGGTCTGCTGCGGCACGTGGGGATGATTCACTTGCCGGAAGGCGAAAACCGCGGCCGGGTTTTGCAGGACCAGCTCCGGCTCATGGCCTGGGCGGGCGAGGTGGAGGGCTGGCTGGCGGGACCGGCGGCGTGGCATTTGGTGGCCGACAGTGTCTCGGCGGCCCTCTGGGAGCCGCTGGTGCGCGAAATTGCCGGCGGCCCGGTCACCCTCATCACCCCCCCGCCGGTGAGCCGGCTGGCGGGGCAAACCGTCAAGCGCGCTGCGGCCGCTCTGGCCGCCAAACTGCCCGGCCTGTTGCCCGCCGAAACCGCGCAGCAATACCGCGCCCGGTTTGTGGACGGCCTGTGGATGAGCAGCCTGACCACCGTGTTTGCCGTCTATCTGGTGGCGGTGCTGGCTTACTTTGGTTACCTTGAGTTTCTGGAGTATCGCCTCACGCGCGCTGAGGCCCAGGTGGCCGCCATCAGCGGCACTTACACCAACGCCCAGCAAATCAAGTTCCAGGTCCAAATCCTTCAGGAACAGCAAAACCTGAAATACGCCGCCCTGGAGGTCTGGGACGCGGTGGCGCGCACGCTGCCGCAGGAGCTGACCCTGCAGTCGCTGAACTTCTCGCGCGAGCGCACGCTCACCCTGTTTGGCACGGTCACCGAGGGCAACAACCAGGCCGTGTTTGATTTCAACAACGCCTTGAAACAGGTCGAATTCAATGGCCGCCCGCTCTTTGTCAAAGTGGCCGCGCCCTTCCTCGACACCCGGCAGGGGCGCTGGAATTTCACCTGCGAACTCAACCGCCTGGAATGAACCGCCTCTTTGACCAACTGAATCTGCGTCCGCAGGAGCGCCGGCTGGTGATGCTGGCGATGGTGGTGTTGTTTGGGGTCATCAACCTCTGGCTGGTGTTTCCGCGCCTGGACGACTGGCGCGAGCTGCGCCAGAAACTCATCACCGCCACCGAGACCTACGAGCGCCGCGCCGCTGAAGCCGCCAAACTCCCCGAATACAAAGCCAAGCTGGAGCAGCTCCAGAGCGAGGGCCAGTTCATTCCGCCCGAGGACCAGAGCGCCTCCCTCATGGAAATCATCAGCCGCGAAGCCGCCGTGGCCAACATCAGCCTCAGCAAAATCGCCCCCGGTGGCGGCGGGCCGATTCCCAACAACCCCTTCTTTGAAGAACAGCGGGTGACCCTCAACGGGGTGGCGGCCGAAGGGGACCTGGTCAATTTCCTGCGGAATCTGGGCAATCACCCCGCCCTGCTGCGGGTGCGGGACATGACGTTGAAACCGGACGCCAGCGGCACCAAGCTGGCCGTGGACCTGACCATCGCCGGCAACTACCCCAAGAAAGCCGGCCCGCGGCCCAAGCCGGGCTTCCGCACGCCCACTTCCCTGCCTAAAAGTTAACCGCCCATGCGCACAAGCTTATGAAAACCTGTTTCCCCTGCGCCGGCTGGCTGGCGCGCCGGCTGTGGCCTCTGGCGTTGCTGCTGAGTGCCGCCCTGCCGCTGCTCCACGCCGCCGACCCTGCGCCCGTGCCCGTGCCACCCGCGTTGCCCGTGCCACCAGCCCTGCCGCAACCGCCTGTGCCCAAGCCGCCCACCACGGCCACCAACCCGGCGGTGACCACCTCCACGCCAGGCGGCACCAACGCCGCAACTGTGACGGCCCCGCCTCGCCTGCCGTCCTCCTTGAACACGGCGGCCTTCACCAACCTGCCCATGGAAATGCGCATCAAAGCCCTGCGCACTGCCGGCTTGACCAATGAAGCCGAGCGCCTGGCCGCCACTTTGACCAACGCCCCCAGCGCCACCGGCACCAATGCCGCCCCCGGCGAGGAAATTCTGCCCGTCAACACCATCCGCCTCCAGGCCGCGGAATTAAGCGCGGTGCTGGATGTTTACGCCCTGCTGGTCCAACGCACCATCCTGCGCCCCTCTTCCCTCCCCGATACCAAAATCACCCTGCGCAACACCACGCCCCTCACCGTCTCTGAAGCCGTCCGCGCCATTGAGGCGGTGTTGAGCATGAATCAAATCACTCTCATTCCCGTGGGGGATAAGTTTGTGAAAGTGGTGCCGCAAACCGTGGCTTTTCAGGAGGCCAAACGCCCCAGCAGCCTGGATGAAGTGCACGAGATGGAAGATTTGGGGCCGTTTGTCACCGTGGTGCGGCAAATGACCAATGCCAAACCCAGCGAGGTGGTGCAGGCCATTCAACCGTTTGCCAAAATGCAGGGCGGCATCGTCCCCATAGACAGCAGCGGCATTCTGGTCCTGCGCGATTACGCCGACAACGTCAAGCGCATGATGGAGCTGCTGGACAAAATTGATGTCACCGTCCCCTTGGAAGTCGAGCCGGTGGTCATCCCCATCAAATACGCCTTGGCGGGCGACATCGCCCAGGTTCTGGGCCAGCTCACCTCCGGCACCGTGGCCAGCACCGGCACCGGCGCCGGCAGCACCCGCGGACTAAGCCGGCCCACCACCACCACCGGGCGCACCTCGCCCTTTGGCACCACGCCCGGTCAGCCTGGCTACAACCCCATGAACCCCGGCGGCACCACCGGCATCACTCCCACCACCAGCCCCGGCTCCGCCCAAAGCGCCTTCCAGGACCGCCTCCGCAGCATCGTGGCCCGCGCCGCGGGCACCGGTGATTTTCAAATCCTCGGCCAGGCCAAAATCATTGCCGACGAGCGCATCAACGCGCTGCTGGTGTTTGCTGACAAGCGCGACCGCGACATGATTACCAACATCATCAGCAAGCTGGACGTGGTGCTGGCCCAAGTGCTCATCGAGGCGCTCATTGTCGAAGTCGGCCTCAATGACAACGAGGAATACGGCATCAGCTATCTGCAACGCGCGGTTTCCAAAGGCAAGTTCACCGGCGCCGGCGCCATCAACAACGCCCAGGGCAATCCCTTCCTGGACCCCAACTCCATCGGCGGCGTGGGCACCAATCTCGCTGGCGGCTTCACGTATTTTGCCCGCATCGGGGACTTGGACATCGCCGCCAAGGCCGCCGCCAGCGACGGCCGCATCAGCGTCCTTTCCCGCCCGCGCATCCAAACTTCCCACGCCGTGGAGGCCAGCCTCTTTGTCGGTGAAACCCGGCCCTACCCCACCGGCAGCGCCTACGGCGGTTACTACGGCGCCTACAGCACCATCCAGCAATTGCAAATCGGCATCGAGCTGTCGGTGCTTCCGCTCATCAACCCGGACGGCCTGGTGGTCATGGAAATCCGCCAGCGCATCCAAAATGTGGGCGAGCCGGTCCGCATCGAAAACGTGGGCGAAGTCCCCACCACCATTGACCGCACCGCCAATGCCAAGGTGGCCGTGCGCGACGGCGACACCATCATCCTGGGCGGCTTCATCAGCGCCGACCACTCCCGCAGCAAATCCGGCGTCCCCTTCCTCAAGGACATCCCCGGCCTGGGCGCGCTTTTCCGCTCCTCCTCCACCAAGCGCAACCGCAAGGAGCTGATTGTTTTCATCCGCCCCACCGTGCTCGAAAACCCGGAGGCCGCCGCCAAGCTGGCCGCCACCGAGCGCGCCAAAATCTCACCGGTCAACGCCGTGGAAAAACAGTTCGAGCGCGACGAAAAGGAGCGCACCCGCCAGTTGCTGGATGAAATGCAGCGCGACGAGCGCAAAAAGAAAACCGGCCGCTCCACCGGCGAACCTGCCGCCAACAGCCTGCAATCCTTCCCGCCCATGTAAGTCCGCGGCGCCGGCCTGAGGGGAGTTTTGACCCGCGGAGCGGCCCCCGGCGGTGACACTTCGCCTTGCGGGGGGTACCTTCGTCCGGGGGCGTGCCTGCGCGGGCGCGCCGCACTTGCTTTCGCGCTTGCCGTCGGGGCTTATGATTTGTTAACTTGCAAAAGTTACTATGGCTGCCATAGGCCGATTCCAGAAGGGCGATGAGATTTTCTTCGCCAAAGTGGTGGATGGCGAGTTGTTCCGCCTCCGCGGAGATGTTTTTGGCTCGCCGTCCTTTGATAAAAAGCCTCTGCCGCAAAAGGGCGTGCGAACGCTCGTGCCCGTGGTGCCCTCCAAGGTCATCGCGGTGGGATTGAACTATGCCGACCATGCCCGGGAATCCGGCAAGCCACTGCCCAAGGAGCCGCTCTTCTGGTTCAAGGCGCCCACCTCGCTGCTGCCCGACGGCGGCAAAATTGAAATCCCCTTTCCGCATCATCGCACGGATTACGAGGCCGAGCTGGCCATCATCATCGGCCGCCGCGTGCGCAATGTCACGCCCGCCGCCGCCGCGCGCTACATCTTTGGGTACACCGCCGCGCAGGACATCAGCGATCGCACCATCCAAAACTCTGAAAGCCAGTGGTGCCGCTGCAAATCCTTTGACACCTTCACGCCGCTGGGGCCGTTCATTGAGACCAAAATTGACCCGCATGACTTGAACATTCAGCTCTTCCAGAACGGCCAGTTGCGCCAAAACTCCAACACCAGCCAGCTTATTTTCAACTGCTTCCACCTGGTCAGCTTCATCTCCACCAACATGACGCTGCTGCCCGGCGATGTCATCCTGACCGGCACCCCGGCCGGGGTTGGCCCCATTGCCTCGGGCGATCGCCTCGAAGTGCGCATCCAGGGGCTGGCGCCGCTGGTCAACTCCGTCAAATGAGCGGCGGCGACGCGGCCCACACTTCCCCCCCGGCCGCTGCTGGCGGGCGCGGCGGCCGCTCCGGCGCGCCGGAGGGTTTCCGAAACTAATTTTTTATGCGTTGGACTCAAACCTTCATCCCCACTCTGAAAGAAAGCCCGGCGGAAGCCGAGATTCCCTCACACAAACTGCTGTTGCGCGCCGGCTTGGCCCGTAAACTGGCGGGCGGCCTCTACACCTTCCTGCCCCTGGGCCTGCGCGCCCTGCGCAAGGTCGAGCAGATTGTGCGCGAAGAAATGGACCGCGCCGGCGCCCTGGAAGTGCTCATGCCCGCCCTGCAACCGCCGGACATCTGGAAACAGAGCGGCCGCTACGAAACCGCCCGCGAAGTGTTGTACAAGGTCAAGGACCGCGCTGAAAAGGAGTGGCTCCTCGGCCCCACGCACGAGGAGGTCATCACCACCCTGGCCGCCGCGGAAATTCAATCCCACCGCCAGTTGCCCAAAAACTTCTACCAGATTCAGGTCAAGTTCCGCGATGAAATCCGCCCGCGCTTCGGCCTGATGCGCGCGCGCGAATTCATCATGAAAGACGCTTACAGCTTCGATGTCAGCGACGAGGCGGCGCAGCTCAGCTACCAGAAGATGTATCAGGCCTACGCCCGCATCTTCGCCCGGTGCGGCCTGCAGTCCTATCCCGTGGAGGCCGATACCGGCGTCATCGGCGGCAAGTTCTCCCATGAATTCATGGTGCCGGCCGAAACCGGCGAAAACGAAGTGGTCTATTGCGAAACCGGCGCCTACGCCGCCAACATCGAAAAAGCCACCAGCCGCGGGCCGTTGACCCCCACCCCCAGCGCCTCCACGGGCGCTGCGCCGGAGAAATTCGCGACCCCCGGGGTCACCACCATCGAAGCCCTGACCCAGCCGCCCTACCACGTGGCTGCTGAGCGGCAAATCAAAACCTTGGTTTATCTGGTGTCCAGCCAGATTGTCCTGGTGCTGCTGCGCGGGGATGACCAGCTCAATGAAGCCAAGTTCACCGGCATCGTCGGCACCAATGAATTCCGGCCCGCCACGCCGGAGGAGGTCTTCGCCGCCCTGGGGGCGCACCCCGGCAGCCTCGGCGGGGTGGGCGTGACCAGGTTCCCCATCTACGCCGACCTCGCGCTCCGCGGCGCCCGCGGCATGACCACCGGCGCCAATGAAGATGGTTATCACCTGCGCC
This is a stretch of genomic DNA from Fontisphaera persica. It encodes these proteins:
- a CDS encoding proline--tRNA ligase gives rise to the protein MRWTQTFIPTLKESPAEAEIPSHKLLLRAGLARKLAGGLYTFLPLGLRALRKVEQIVREEMDRAGALEVLMPALQPPDIWKQSGRYETAREVLYKVKDRAEKEWLLGPTHEEVITTLAAAEIQSHRQLPKNFYQIQVKFRDEIRPRFGLMRAREFIMKDAYSFDVSDEAAQLSYQKMYQAYARIFARCGLQSYPVEADTGVIGGKFSHEFMVPAETGENEVVYCETGAYAANIEKATSRGPLTPTPSASTGAAPEKFATPGVTTIEALTQPPYHVAAERQIKTLVYLVSSQIVLVLLRGDDQLNEAKFTGIVGTNEFRPATPEEVFAALGAHPGSLGGVGVTRFPIYADLALRGARGMTTGANEDGYHLRHVDLERDISVQHWADLRTVKAGELCTVSGQPLKIRRAIEVGHVFKLGTKYSERLGACYLDDAGQRHPCIMGCYGIGVTRTLQAVIEQCHDADGIRWPMSVAPYQVLITPLAVAPGSPAMQVAEKIYADLAARGVEVLLDDRDERPGVKFKDADLIGIPLRIGIGERSLAKGEVELKARGGAVQPVKVEAAVEAALAHIQAALAAIQQAAEKAATA